From Vogesella sp. XCS3, the proteins below share one genomic window:
- a CDS encoding ATP-binding protein produces the protein MKLPVLRGTLFIRLAALVVMAVLASQVFTLWLGVKQKNSLLAGQLYAQVVDTLADYEGALARLPEAQRGPFLLANNHAGLPRLLPLDAATQVHSRVPPMGRDLASQLSEALGEPVHVQFSRGERQELWLRVPVLDKHYWLVMPLTRFLPPSLRPTLQAAGLVALLSLLAAFALAWRTTRPLSQLVAATRELEAGRTPPPVVASGPREVRMLIERFNGMAQALDKAASERRLMLAGLSHDLRTPLTRLKLAVEMLPSDEDSAGMLSDIDELSHIVSQFIDFARSEEVRPMQDVALGALIDSVLARFARDGMVVHWQREDATLQGDALSLQRLLSNLLENARRYGRSPFAVSLQPGAGELVLRVRDGGEGIAPALQQAALAPFERLAAHRGTDGGSGLGLAIVQRIVQQHRGRLQFAHPPGGGFEVDIWLPVVPSPD, from the coding sequence ATGAAGCTGCCCGTGCTGCGCGGCACGCTGTTCATCCGCCTGGCTGCCCTGGTGGTGATGGCGGTATTGGCCAGCCAGGTCTTTACCCTGTGGCTGGGGGTCAAGCAAAAAAACAGTTTGCTGGCCGGCCAGCTGTACGCCCAGGTGGTGGATACGCTGGCAGATTACGAAGGGGCGCTGGCGCGCTTGCCCGAGGCGCAGCGCGGGCCATTCCTGCTGGCCAATAATCATGCCGGTTTGCCACGCTTGCTGCCCTTGGATGCCGCCACGCAGGTGCATTCCAGAGTGCCGCCGATGGGGCGTGACCTGGCCAGCCAGCTTTCCGAAGCCCTGGGCGAGCCGGTGCATGTGCAATTCAGCCGCGGCGAGCGGCAAGAGCTATGGCTGCGCGTGCCGGTACTGGACAAACACTATTGGCTGGTAATGCCGCTGACGCGTTTCTTGCCACCTTCCTTGCGGCCAACCTTGCAGGCCGCGGGCCTGGTGGCCTTGCTATCGCTCTTGGCCGCTTTTGCGCTGGCGTGGCGCACCACCCGCCCTCTGTCGCAGCTGGTAGCCGCTACCCGCGAGCTGGAAGCCGGCCGTACGCCCCCCCCTGTGGTGGCCAGCGGCCCGCGCGAGGTGCGCATGCTGATAGAGCGGTTTAACGGCATGGCGCAGGCGCTGGACAAAGCCGCCAGCGAGCGGCGCCTGATGCTGGCCGGGCTGTCGCATGATTTACGCACGCCGCTTACCCGCCTGAAGCTGGCGGTGGAGATGCTGCCCTCTGATGAAGATAGTGCCGGTATGTTGTCCGATATCGACGAGTTGTCGCATATTGTCAGCCAGTTCATCGATTTTGCCCGCAGCGAAGAAGTCCGCCCCATGCAGGACGTGGCGCTCGGTGCGCTGATAGATAGTGTGCTGGCACGCTTTGCCCGGGATGGCATGGTCGTGCACTGGCAGCGTGAGGATGCCACCTTGCAGGGCGATGCCTTGAGCCTGCAACGTCTGTTGTCCAATTTGCTGGAAAATGCGCGCCGCTATGGCCGGTCGCCATTTGCCGTCAGCCTGCAGCCCGGCGCCGGCGAGTTGGTGCTGCGGGTAAGGGACGGCGGCGAGGGCATCGCGCCGGCATTGCAACAGGCGGCCCTGGCACCGTTCGAAAGGTTGGCCGCACACCGTGGTACCGATGGCGGTAGCGGGCTGGGGCTGGCTATTGTGCAGCGTATTGTGCAGCAGCATCGTGGGCGTTTGCAGTTTGCCCACCCGCCGGGTGGCGGCTTCGAGGTGGACATCTGGCTGCCGGTAGTCCCTTCTCCCGATTAA
- a CDS encoding methylated-DNA--[protein]-cysteine S-methyltransferase: MHSAPRDEDRITQAIRYLIQHAHSQPTLAQLAGTLNLSEYHLQRLFTQWAGISPKRFLQQITLEAAKTGLQQGTALLPLAHELGLSGSSRLHDLFVTLEAMTPGEWRAGGASLPLHWSIEPSRFGPLLAASTPRGLCMLHFLPQPDIEQARQKLQLRWPQARLQHQPGSHQALVARLFQPPGQHDSAPLRLHVHGSNFQIQVWRALLTIPYGSLCSYGQLAQALGKPGAARAVGSAVGANPIAWLIPCHRVIRASGALGGYRWGENCKLSLLGWEAAQQAAETDEGSTAQARHGIGTDAMA, translated from the coding sequence ATGCACAGCGCACCCCGAGATGAAGACCGTATCACCCAGGCTATCCGCTACCTGATACAGCACGCCCACAGCCAGCCCACGCTGGCACAGCTGGCCGGCACGCTGAACCTGTCGGAATACCACCTGCAGCGGCTGTTCACACAGTGGGCCGGCATCAGCCCCAAACGTTTTTTACAACAGATTACGCTGGAAGCCGCCAAAACCGGCTTGCAGCAAGGTACGGCGCTGCTGCCTTTGGCCCACGAGCTGGGTTTGTCCGGCAGCAGCCGCCTGCACGACCTGTTTGTCACGCTGGAGGCCATGACCCCGGGCGAGTGGCGCGCCGGCGGTGCCAGCTTACCGCTGCACTGGAGCATAGAGCCCAGCCGCTTTGGCCCCCTGCTGGCGGCCAGTACGCCGCGCGGGCTGTGCATGCTGCACTTCCTGCCACAACCCGATATAGAGCAAGCACGCCAGAAACTCCAGCTACGTTGGCCGCAAGCCCGGCTGCAACACCAGCCTGGCAGCCACCAGGCGCTGGTAGCGCGGCTGTTTCAGCCGCCGGGCCAGCACGATAGCGCGCCACTGCGGCTGCATGTACACGGCAGCAATTTCCAGATCCAGGTGTGGCGGGCGCTGCTGACCATTCCTTACGGCAGCCTGTGCAGCTACGGCCAGCTGGCCCAAGCGCTAGGCAAGCCCGGTGCTGCGCGAGCCGTGGGCAGTGCGGTGGGCGCCAATCCGATCGCCTGGCTTATCCCCTGCCACCGTGTAATCCGCGCCAGCGGGGCATTGGGGGGCTACCGCTGGGGAGAAAACTGCAAACTGTCGCTATTGGGCTGGGAGGCAGCACAGCAAGCCGCAGAGACAGATGAAGGAAGTACCGCGCAAGCACGACACGGCATTGGCACAGACGCCATGGCCTGA